Part of the Niallia alba genome is shown below.
TTTACCATTCCCGTCTTCCACAGAGCCTTTTGCTGCATAGTAGACACCTATCGTTACCATAATTAATTGCTGAATAACCATCAGGATAACAGCATAATGCAATCCTGGCTCACCGAAAACAAATAAAACAAGTGGTGTGCCATAATTGCCATTGTTCATAAATGCAGAGGATAAGATCATTCCACATGTCTTTCTTACCGAATAACCCCTAAAATAACCAATGATAGAAACAATTGCAACAATAGCTAATACTAAAGTTAAGGCATAAAGAGTCATATACAAATAGTCCATTGTAAAAGTTGTTTCATAAAATACACTAAATGACAACAATGGTGTCATCAAATAAACAGAAACAGCCGAAACGGATTTTATATCAATATGAAGCATTTTTTGTCCAATGAATCCAACTGAAAAAATAAAGAAAATTGGTAATAAAATACTTAAATACTGCACTATCATCATCCAATCTTAATAAAGTATGATATGTCCTGTTGCATCAAACATTTTATAAGATAAAGTGAAACTTCCATCAGTGGAGGTTTTCCGTCATCCCCCACTGATGGTTAGTTGAACCAATCGGACCTTTACGGACAGTTGATCTTCCTCGTATTCTCAGAAGCTTACGGTTACTATCCGTTAAGTGGGGGATAAAATGCAGTTATTTTCTAACTTGGCCATCTCCATAAATAAAGTATTTAACAGATGTTAATGCATTTAGCCCCATTGGACCTCTCGCATGAAGCTTTTGCGTACTTATGCCAATCTCTGCCCCATAGCCAAATTCAAATCCATCTGTAAATCTCGTACTAGCATTATGATAGACTGCGGCGGCATCTACTCCTGACAAAAATAGCTCGGCATTCTCTTTGTTTTCGGTAATAATTGCTTCCGAGTGCTTTGTGCCATAAGTATTAATATGGCTGATTGCATCTATAACATCCTCTACTACCTTTATACTAATCTTTAAAGCGGAATATTCCGTATACCAATCTTCTACTGTTGCTTCTTTTGCAAAAGAAAAAGAGGAACACACTGTATTATCTCCATAAATCTCTACAGCATTATTATGCAGTGCCTCTAAGAGAGACAATCCGTATTGATCAAACCAATTTTTTTCTATCAAAATAGTCTCTAAAGCGTTACAAACAGACGGACGCTGGGTTTTTCCGTTTAGACTAATATTAAATGCCATTTCCCTATCTGCTGTTTCATCAATAAATAAATGACAATTTCCAGCACCTGTTTCAATGACTGGAACAGTAGCTTCTTTTACTACCGTGTCAATTAATCCTTTTCCCCCACGAGGTATTAACACATCTAAAAATTCCTTTAAATGAAAGAGTTCCTTCGCTGTTTCTCTGCTCGTATCTTCAATCAACTGCACAGCATCTCTTGGCAGTACAGATTTATCAAGCGCTCTATGAATCGTGTTAACTAGTGCCATATTAGAATGTTTTGCAGATGAACTACCTCTTAAGACAATACTATTTCCTGTTTTCAGCGCAAGGCTCGCTGCATCTATCGTGACATTAGGTCTTGCCTCATAAATCATCCCCATCACACCAATTGGGACAGTTTTCTTCCTTATTTTCAGTCCATTTTCTTTTTCCATTTCTTCTACTACTTCGCCAACAGGGTCCTTAAGCTTAACCAACTCCTTTAGTGCTGAAGCCATATCCTCAATTCGCTTTTCGTCAAGCATGATACGATCTAAAATGGAAGTCGATAAACCATTTTCTGCCCCACTTTGAAGATCTTTTTTATTCTCTTTTATAATTAAATCTTTCTCTTCTATTAATTGATTGCTGATTAGTAGTAATGCCTCATTCTTCTCATCGGTTGTGTAATTTAGTAATTGATAACTTGCTTTCTTCGCTAATTTGCCTTTTTGATAAACCTCGCCCATTTTTCATCTCTCCCATTTCACATTTTCACCCATTTATCACGGTGAATGACTTCCAATTTTGGATGTTTTTCTATTTTTTGTTCTTCTGCCCTTTGTAAAATAATTTCTTTTAGTTCTTCAGAAGAATAAAGTACTTCCCCTTTTCCGATAACGCCATTTACTCCATACACTTCCACAACATTTCCTTTTTCAAAGAAACCTTCCACTTTATAAATACCTGCTGGCAGCAAGCTACTGCCATTATTCATTAGAGCTATTTCTGCCCCTTCATCGACATATAGACTTCCTTCTACAGTAGAATGGAGGGAAATCCATTGACGATTACTATTTATCGATGTTAAAGCAGCAGAACCAATATAAGTTCCATCACCTTTGTCCTCCATTATATCGATTAACTTATTTTCCCCTTCCCCTTTTCCAATAAAAACCTTTACTCCTAAAGTATTAGCCGTTTCCGCTGCAATCAGCTTTGATTTCATGCCACCTGTACCAACCTTAGAGCCAGAACCTTTTGCAGCAGTCTTCCATTCTTCCGTAATTTCCGGCAAATAATTGATTCGTTTCGCAGAGGAGTCTTCTTTTGGATTCTTGTCATATAACCCATTAATATCTGTTAGAATTATTAGCTGATCAGCATGGATAAGCCCACTAACAAGAGCTGATAACATATCATTGTCTCCAAACGTTAACTCTTCTACTGATACTGTGTCATTTTCATTTATAATTGGCAATATGCTTCTTTCTAACAATTCAGTCAATGTAGAATAAGCATTTCGGTACCGATCCCGCTTAGAAAAATCAT
Proteins encoded:
- a CDS encoding AEC family transporter, translated to MQYLSILLPIFFIFSVGFIGQKMLHIDIKSVSAVSVYLMTPLLSFSVFYETTFTMDYLYMTLYALTLVLAIVAIVSIIGYFRGYSVRKTCGMILSSAFMNNGNYGTPLVLFVFGEPGLHYAVILMVIQQLIMVTIGVYYAAKGSVEDGNGKDTLTKVLKVPVMYGAILGAFFHFFHIPVGETMLEAIKLVGNAAIPTVMLVLGIQLANVSVKNIAYRPLSISLFLKLIVSPVIAWLLTFILPVDEMLKQIMVLLAGMPAAANTTLYAVQYGTEPDFVSSATFFSTIASLITLPVILSLI
- a CDS encoding glutamate-5-semialdehyde dehydrogenase gives rise to the protein MGEVYQKGKLAKKASYQLLNYTTDEKNEALLLISNQLIEEKDLIIKENKKDLQSGAENGLSTSILDRIMLDEKRIEDMASALKELVKLKDPVGEVVEEMEKENGLKIRKKTVPIGVMGMIYEARPNVTIDAASLALKTGNSIVLRGSSSAKHSNMALVNTIHRALDKSVLPRDAVQLIEDTSRETAKELFHLKEFLDVLIPRGGKGLIDTVVKEATVPVIETGAGNCHLFIDETADREMAFNISLNGKTQRPSVCNALETILIEKNWFDQYGLSLLEALHNNAVEIYGDNTVCSSFSFAKEATVEDWYTEYSALKISIKVVEDVIDAISHINTYGTKHSEAIITENKENAELFLSGVDAAAVYHNASTRFTDGFEFGYGAEIGISTQKLHARGPMGLNALTSVKYFIYGDGQVRK
- the proB gene encoding glutamate 5-kinase; protein product: MEKKRIVVKIGSSSLTDSKGAIDQSKLSDHIASIANLRNKGHEVLLVSSGAVAAGFAKLGYPSRPVTLKGKQAAAAVGQSLLIQSYNEQLSKFGIVPAQVLITRNDFSKRDRYRNAYSTLTELLERSILPIINENDTVSVEELTFGDNDMLSALVSGLIHADQLIILTDINGLYDKNPKEDSSAKRINYLPEITEEWKTAAKGSGSKVGTGGMKSKLIAAETANTLGVKVFIGKGEGENKLIDIMEDKGDGTYIGSAALTSINSNRQWISLHSTVEGSLYVDEGAEIALMNNGSSLLPAGIYKVEGFFEKGNVVEVYGVNGVIGKGEVLYSSEELKEIILQRAEEQKIEKHPKLEVIHRDKWVKM